From the genome of Nodosilinea sp. FACHB-141, one region includes:
- a CDS encoding putative baseplate assembly protein: MPLPSPKVDPRTYTELVASAEWLAQCFTGYGFLILKSPLWELPPDWESLSIKALEPLKIEFITISSADDLPPNEEPNKVIVGKIGDSYHIRIFDKDKKQIFDVGKGEFSPGESLRKFLENVFHRKANNQSIPTDSTVKDLLRQLAFPKEGKGLVIVGKDRDSYHLRIFDWAGKQVVDKKIVDEGKDESTHNTILRKQLQDSFDCQLNNQSIDDQTKSKLLKLIQASVGLTLDFQWIPPEDKTDAGRALIRIFGRMASMVTDRLNRVPEKHFLAFLNLIGAQQQPPQPARVPLTAYLVDNSPVGAIVPAHTQITAVSQPGETEEVLFETQEDLVVMRSQLQAAIVHRGKQYCDHRVTATTATGDFSVFEIEQPNTLYIAADQLTTKIDSQEIQLAISNSGNLKGWNWSYWNGEIWQILSTKGVDDKLQLTQPESAPKEWKPPKYKIIEGTEAQWLRGIAPGTLLSPAEIRLIRAETGAIVPDQAFFNTDEIDLSKDFFPLGETPRFNDTFYIASQSLLSIGKSTITINLSKSDPYPFTATISKKKISTPQPSEDVQLQWEAWNGTAWEKISQPNPSNLNDLVAVITLPDQVAPVEVNGEENYWLRARLIAGNYGSEPRFETKTQPTEDATKTKSAEDATKTTTTILEQVAGYFPPSLKSLTLSRSEIKNIAPKEVLNALPSGAFVHPDADTFPLHQEDGLYLGFDRPFPNQSIALYLQIAPSSPGELLKSNPAETPAKLKWEYYGVEAWRSLSVQDGTQNLSQRGMVQFVGPSDFASQALFGRSGYWLRLRLQEGDFQIQPRLQQVLTNTVWAIQATTYQDEVLGSGTGNPSLVLRILHTPILLGQQLLVREPELPSAEEQIAIKKLEGNNAIAISTDASGQPEDIWVRWHEVSDFYASGSRDRHYILDRMIGEIRFGGEGQGMAPPIGRNNIRMARYQSGGGRQGNCGVGTLTALKTTVPYVNRVTNHEPANGGADLESIAVVQESAPKQLRHRDRAVTWQDIEDLTYAASSEIARVKVITPKFDPVVLPWIPNADEQPLPPEGLAEALQQAGTATVLIVPHSPALQPTPSLALIEQVKRYLGDRTSPSLKLQVTEPFWVKVTVTATIAPVSFQAANSLEAAVKAALTDFLHPLTGDTRGRGWSFGRNPHESDLYARIERIPGVSHVESLSIASPIANLATDNRDRFLIYSGQHQITISSPP, translated from the coding sequence ATGCCTCTTCCCTCGCCCAAAGTTGATCCCCGTACCTATACAGAACTGGTGGCTAGTGCTGAGTGGCTAGCTCAATGTTTTACCGGCTATGGATTTCTAATCTTGAAATCTCCTCTTTGGGAACTACCCCCTGATTGGGAATCGCTCTCTATCAAGGCTTTAGAACCTCTCAAGATTGAGTTTATAACTATCAGTAGTGCTGACGACCTTCCTCCTAATGAAGAACCGAATAAGGTAATTGTTGGCAAGATTGGAGACTCTTACCACATTCGTATTTTTGATAAAGATAAAAAACAAATTTTTGATGTAGGAAAGGGAGAATTTTCACCTGGCGAGAGCTTGCGTAAGTTTCTGGAGAATGTTTTTCACCGTAAAGCTAACAATCAGTCTATACCAACTGATAGCACGGTCAAAGACCTTCTAAGGCAGCTTGCTTTTCCTAAGGAAGGAAAGGGATTAGTAATCGTTGGAAAAGACCGAGACTCGTATCATCTTCGTATTTTCGATTGGGCTGGAAAACAGGTTGTTGATAAGAAGATTGTTGATGAGGGGAAAGATGAATCTACACATAACACAATTCTCCGCAAACAATTGCAAGATTCGTTTGATTGCCAATTAAATAATCAATCAATAGATGATCAGACAAAAAGTAAACTTCTAAAACTAATTCAGGCCAGTGTAGGTTTAACTCTTGATTTTCAGTGGATTCCTCCAGAAGACAAAACCGATGCTGGACGTGCCCTGATTCGGATCTTTGGACGCATGGCATCAATGGTCACCGATCGCCTCAACCGCGTTCCTGAAAAGCACTTTCTGGCATTCCTCAACCTAATTGGCGCTCAACAGCAACCCCCACAACCTGCCCGTGTGCCGCTGACAGCTTATCTGGTGGATAATAGCCCGGTCGGTGCCATTGTCCCGGCCCATACTCAGATTACAGCAGTATCTCAACCTGGTGAAACTGAGGAAGTTTTGTTTGAAACTCAAGAGGATCTGGTAGTGATGCGATCGCAATTGCAAGCGGCGATTGTGCATCGGGGTAAGCAATACTGCGATCACCGTGTGACAGCAACTACCGCTACTGGAGACTTTTCGGTCTTTGAGATTGAGCAACCCAATACCCTCTATATCGCTGCCGATCAACTAACTACTAAGATAGATTCTCAAGAGATTCAATTGGCGATCTCTAATTCAGGCAACTTGAAAGGGTGGAACTGGAGCTATTGGAATGGTGAAATCTGGCAAATATTAAGTACTAAGGGTGTGGATGATAAGCTACAACTTACACAGCCCGAGTCTGCGCCTAAAGAATGGAAACCTCCTAAATATAAAATAATTGAAGGCACAGAAGCCCAATGGCTACGAGGGATTGCGCCTGGAACTTTGCTATCACCAGCTGAAATTCGCCTAATACGTGCCGAAACAGGAGCAATCGTTCCTGATCAGGCTTTTTTTAATACCGATGAAATTGATCTGAGCAAAGACTTTTTTCCCCTTGGGGAAACCCCTCGCTTCAACGACACCTTTTACATTGCTAGTCAGAGTCTTTTGTCAATTGGAAAATCTACTATTACGATCAACCTCTCTAAAAGTGATCCTTATCCGTTTACGGCAACTATAAGTAAAAAAAAGATTAGTACTCCTCAGCCTAGTGAGGACGTTCAGCTCCAATGGGAAGCCTGGAATGGAACTGCTTGGGAAAAAATATCTCAACCAAATCCATCTAATCTAAATGATTTGGTTGCCGTTATTACTTTGCCAGATCAGGTCGCCCCAGTGGAGGTAAATGGCGAAGAAAATTACTGGCTACGAGCAAGGCTAATTGCAGGCAACTACGGCAGTGAACCTCGCTTTGAAACAAAGACCCAGCCAACCGAGGACGCAACAAAGACCAAGTCAGCCGAGGACGCAACAAAGACCACAACGACGATCCTAGAACAAGTTGCAGGCTATTTCCCACCCAGTCTGAAATCCCTTACCCTTAGCCGCAGTGAAATCAAAAACATTGCGCCTAAAGAAGTATTGAATGCTTTACCATCAGGAGCTTTTGTTCACCCTGATGCTGATACTTTTCCTCTTCACCAGGAAGATGGCTTGTATTTAGGATTTGATCGTCCCTTTCCTAATCAATCGATTGCCCTCTACTTACAAATCGCTCCATCAAGCCCCGGTGAGTTATTGAAATCTAATCCTGCAGAAACGCCCGCAAAACTGAAATGGGAGTATTACGGTGTTGAGGCCTGGCGATCGCTCAGTGTGCAAGACGGCACTCAAAACTTGAGTCAGCGTGGCATGGTGCAGTTTGTTGGTCCATCAGATTTTGCCTCGCAAGCGCTGTTTGGTCGGTCGGGATACTGGTTGCGGCTGCGATTGCAGGAAGGTGATTTTCAGATTCAGCCTCGTTTGCAGCAGGTGCTCACAAATACGGTTTGGGCGATTCAGGCAACGACTTACCAAGACGAAGTTTTAGGCAGTGGCACAGGTAATCCGAGCCTGGTATTACGCATACTACATACACCCATTCTGTTGGGGCAGCAATTGCTTGTGCGAGAACCAGAACTACCCTCCGCTGAAGAACAGATTGCGATAAAAAAACTGGAAGGCAATAACGCGATCGCCATTTCCACCGATGCTTCAGGGCAGCCTGAAGACATTTGGGTGCGCTGGCACGAGGTCAGCGATTTTTACGCTTCTGGCAGCCGCGATCGCCACTACATACTCGATCGCATGATTGGCGAAATTCGCTTCGGCGGTGAAGGGCAAGGTATGGCTCCGCCAATAGGGCGCAACAACATTCGCATGGCTCGTTACCAGTCGGGTGGGGGCAGGCAGGGCAATTGTGGGGTAGGAACATTGACTGCACTTAAAACCACGGTGCCCTATGTCAATCGGGTAACGAACCACGAACCCGCCAACGGGGGAGCCGATCTGGAATCGATCGCCGTTGTGCAAGAATCAGCCCCGAAGCAACTGCGCCACCGCGATCGCGCTGTCACCTGGCAAGACATCGAAGACTTGACTTACGCGGCCTCTAGCGAAATTGCTCGTGTAAAAGTGATTACTCCTAAATTCGATCCAGTGGTGCTGCCCTGGATACCGAATGCAGATGAGCAGCCGTTGCCACCTGAAGGTTTAGCCGAAGCATTGCAGCAAGCAGGCACTGCAACCGTGCTAATTGTGCCCCACAGCCCAGCACTCCAGCCTACTCCCAGTCTGGCACTAATTGAACAGGTCAAACGCTACTTGGGCGATCGCACCAGCCCCAGCCTCAAATTACAGGTGACTGAGCCGTTTTGGGTTAAAGTTACCGTCACAGCTACCATTGCACCAGTTTCGTTTCAGGCTGCCAACTCGCTGGAGGCTGCCGTCAAAGCTGCTCTCACAGACTTCCTGCATCCACTTACTGGAGATACGAGGGGACGAGGTTGGTCTTTTGGTCGTAATCCGCATGAGTCAGACCTCTATGCCCGGATTGAGCGCATTCCTGGAGTGAGCCATGTCGAGTCTCTCAGTATCGCCTCACCAATCGCCAATCTTGCTACGGATAATCGTGATCGCTTCCTAATCTACTCAGGGCAGCACCAGATCACAATTAGTTCGCCGCCGTAA
- a CDS encoding baseplate J/gp47 family protein, which translates to MPLPLPNLDDHDYADLVEMARSLIPSEYPEWTDHNPSDTGIILLELFAWLTELLLYQVNQVPDQSQEEFLKLLKGYATWTMPPNQSLQAATQKTILALRKRYRAVTAADYEALVMENFAVGRVKVFENRNLTLKSQPPEPVAGHISLVVVPQEPFTVLNPSLQTKIRDFLEERRLLGTKQHVVSPEYVNISIKANLNLEAGRVFEQVKAAGVAQLQQFFHPLSGGEDKQGWPFGRAVYISEIYQQLDQLDGVDYVEDVTVTVKPPGQNKVSLKAHQLVQLDQVEFTHAGTHN; encoded by the coding sequence ATGCCCCTACCGTTACCCAATCTCGATGACCATGATTACGCCGACCTGGTAGAAATGGCGCGATCGCTCATCCCCAGTGAGTATCCAGAATGGACAGATCACAATCCTTCTGACACAGGCATTATCCTACTTGAGCTATTTGCCTGGTTAACGGAACTGCTGCTATACCAGGTGAACCAGGTACCTGACCAATCTCAGGAGGAATTTCTTAAACTACTCAAGGGTTATGCCACCTGGACGATGCCTCCAAATCAATCACTTCAGGCAGCAACCCAGAAAACGATTTTGGCACTGCGAAAGCGCTATCGAGCTGTCACAGCCGCAGATTATGAGGCTCTGGTGATGGAGAATTTTGCGGTTGGGCGGGTTAAGGTGTTTGAAAACCGGAATCTAACATTAAAATCACAGCCCCCTGAGCCAGTCGCGGGTCATATCAGCCTGGTGGTCGTGCCCCAAGAACCGTTTACTGTCCTCAACCCATCGTTACAGACAAAGATCCGAGACTTTTTGGAAGAACGACGCTTGTTAGGGACAAAGCAGCACGTTGTCTCTCCTGAATATGTGAACATTTCTATTAAAGCTAACCTAAATTTAGAGGCGGGTCGCGTGTTTGAGCAGGTCAAAGCGGCAGGCGTTGCTCAATTACAACAGTTTTTCCATCCTCTATCAGGGGGAGAAGATAAACAGGGTTGGCCGTTTGGCCGAGCCGTCTATATTTCTGAGATTTACCAGCAGCTAGATCAGCTAGACGGGGTTGACTATGTGGAAGACGTAACTGTGACGGTGAAGCCACCAGGCCAGAACAAAGTCTCGTTAAAGGCGCACCAACTTGTGCAGCTTGATCAGGTTGAGTTTACCCATGCGGGGACACATAATTAG
- a CDS encoding phage tail protein has translation MTLPSNSPPSHYLDYLPAALHEDPFLGQFLLAFEAILSGVSVEDVSTPAGFEKTLADIHTRFSAQKTPPEFLPWLAGWVALSLRDDWDEQVKRDFIQRIVPLYQQRGTKTAMKKMLQIYLQKQVNPQDKSVTEYVEIFEFDQIPHYFQVQLRLDSQDLTEYRRKETVARAIIDQEKPAHTVYALQILMPTMRLVSPEKLEAEGVKSEDIPKQRLRLFANSRSRGYKTHQNKTALGTTAERPKSADSSPSTSK, from the coding sequence ATGACTTTACCCTCTAACTCCCCCCCCAGCCACTATCTTGACTATCTTCCAGCCGCGCTTCACGAAGACCCGTTTTTGGGGCAATTTCTTCTGGCATTTGAAGCCATTCTTAGCGGTGTCTCAGTCGAGGATGTATCAACTCCGGCTGGGTTTGAGAAAACCTTAGCTGATATTCATACCCGGTTTTCAGCCCAAAAAACGCCGCCAGAGTTCTTACCCTGGTTAGCTGGCTGGGTTGCCCTAAGCCTACGCGATGACTGGGATGAACAAGTTAAGCGCGACTTTATTCAGCGTATTGTGCCCTTATACCAGCAGCGGGGCACAAAGACAGCAATGAAGAAAATGCTTCAGATCTACCTGCAAAAGCAAGTAAACCCGCAGGATAAATCGGTCACAGAGTATGTGGAAATTTTTGAGTTTGATCAAATCCCGCATTACTTTCAGGTGCAGCTTCGCCTCGATAGCCAGGACTTGACCGAGTATCGCCGCAAGGAAACCGTTGCCCGCGCCATTATTGATCAAGAAAAGCCAGCTCACACTGTCTATGCGCTGCAAATTTTAATGCCAACAATGCGGTTGGTTTCGCCAGAAAAGCTTGAGGCAGAGGGTGTAAAAAGTGAGGATATTCCTAAACAAAGACTGCGGCTTTTTGCAAACTCTCGTAGCCGAGGTTATAAGACCCATCAAAACAAGACTGCCTTGGGCACAACAGCCGAACGCCCCAAATCTGCTGATTCCTCCCCCTCAACCTCTAAATAA
- a CDS encoding NACHT domain-containing NTPase, translating into MAKRSLKASPAGIQRAKRAFALKGWTQENLAGEVNLKTRQPIWRFFTGRPVDRQIFVEVCQVLDLDWREVAADPPADFSEPGESLGPRPLTVDELVAEVRSQHYDTIQHQCGILQLLDIGHPVNIDDIYVEVNILQAVANQQWLEIAELNSLAPTEFDRVGLGDIDQPQISGVEAVKTHGKLRVLGKPGVGKTTFLQHLAVQCNQGEFAPEQIPLFIVLREFAEAAKRQGDFSLFSYIHQTLLTAGIADPAQLEMLLTEGRVLMLMDGIDEVLNQDINAVIREIRTFSDRYHRNRYVVSCRTAAQKLALHGFTDVEIAPFSQTQIATFAQKWFVALGKAATPQGEARAMAFVTKLEQPENWQFRQLVVTPLFLHLACWVFQAEGQFPSKRTAFYKQGLDLLLGKWDETKGVERDSIYREFLLPQKMKLLSQLAAVTFEQGQYFFEQRTIEQYIEDYLQNLPGNALEPEELQLESEAMLKAIEAQHGLLIERARGIFSFSYLAFQEYLTARKIVATHNLRALEQALGGLVSHITDPHWHEVFLLTAAMLRSADSLVQLMKQEIDALVAQDPHLQDFLMWASRKSQTIPPKPKLATTRAFYLAMAQSPHTADQFALASTLDQGIFLDAALENLLVEFAVDRSQDFAYVHACSEALSNIMVMVLDAGFYKSLQQLKDQLPASHQSQERLQAWWQDSYPVWVEQVKHSIIEYRNIHHPWQFSPEQEQVLKRYYDANQLLVDCLNSNCEVTETIRQEIEATLLLPQKELEEREWQRE; encoded by the coding sequence ATGGCCAAGCGATCGCTAAAGGCCTCCCCCGCTGGCATTCAGCGGGCTAAGCGGGCGTTTGCGCTCAAGGGGTGGACTCAGGAAAATTTGGCCGGGGAGGTGAACCTCAAAACTCGGCAGCCGATCTGGCGGTTTTTTACTGGTCGTCCGGTCGATCGCCAAATTTTTGTGGAAGTTTGTCAAGTTTTAGACCTCGACTGGCGAGAGGTTGCCGCCGATCCGCCCGCCGACTTTTCGGAGCCAGGAGAGTCGCTGGGGCCGCGCCCGCTGACGGTGGACGAACTGGTGGCAGAGGTGCGATCGCAGCACTACGACACGATTCAGCACCAGTGCGGCATTCTGCAATTGCTCGATATTGGCCATCCGGTCAACATTGATGACATCTATGTCGAAGTCAACATTCTCCAAGCCGTCGCTAACCAGCAGTGGCTAGAGATTGCTGAGCTCAATAGTCTAGCCCCCACCGAGTTTGACCGGGTGGGGCTAGGGGATATTGACCAGCCCCAGATTTCTGGTGTGGAAGCGGTTAAAACCCATGGCAAGCTGCGGGTGCTGGGTAAGCCGGGGGTGGGCAAAACCACTTTTTTGCAGCACTTGGCCGTGCAGTGTAACCAGGGCGAGTTTGCCCCCGAGCAGATACCCCTGTTCATTGTTCTGCGAGAGTTTGCCGAAGCAGCCAAACGCCAGGGCGACTTTAGCCTATTCAGCTACATTCACCAAACCCTACTCACTGCTGGCATTGCCGACCCTGCCCAGCTCGAAATGCTGCTTACCGAGGGGCGAGTGCTGATGCTAATGGACGGCATAGATGAGGTGCTGAATCAGGACATCAACGCCGTTATTCGAGAGATTCGCACTTTTTCAGACCGGTACCACCGCAATCGGTATGTGGTGTCGTGCCGCACGGCGGCTCAAAAGCTGGCCCTGCACGGCTTTACTGATGTAGAAATTGCCCCCTTCAGCCAGACGCAGATTGCCACTTTTGCCCAAAAGTGGTTTGTCGCCCTGGGTAAAGCGGCCACCCCCCAGGGCGAAGCCAGGGCGATGGCATTTGTTACAAAGCTTGAGCAGCCCGAAAACTGGCAGTTTCGTCAGCTAGTGGTGACGCCCCTATTTTTGCACCTGGCTTGCTGGGTGTTTCAGGCGGAAGGGCAGTTCCCCAGCAAGCGCACGGCCTTTTATAAACAGGGCCTCGACCTGCTGCTAGGCAAGTGGGATGAGACCAAAGGCGTTGAGCGCGACAGTATTTACCGGGAGTTTTTGCTGCCCCAAAAAATGAAGCTGCTGAGTCAGCTGGCCGCTGTCACCTTTGAGCAGGGGCAATACTTTTTTGAGCAGCGCACCATCGAGCAATACATCGAAGACTACCTGCAAAACCTCCCTGGAAATGCCCTCGAACCGGAAGAACTCCAGCTCGAAAGCGAGGCGATGCTGAAGGCGATCGAGGCCCAGCACGGGCTGCTGATCGAGCGGGCGCGGGGCATTTTTTCGTTCTCGTATCTGGCGTTTCAAGAATATTTGACGGCGCGCAAAATTGTCGCCACCCACAATCTGCGGGCGCTGGAGCAGGCGCTGGGGGGGCTGGTTAGTCACATCACCGACCCTCACTGGCATGAGGTGTTTTTGCTCACCGCTGCTATGTTGCGCAGCGCCGACTCGCTGGTGCAGCTGATGAAACAGGAGATCGATGCTCTGGTGGCCCAAGACCCCCACCTGCAAGATTTTTTGATGTGGGCCAGCCGGAAATCTCAGACTATTCCCCCTAAGCCCAAGCTGGCCACTACCCGCGCCTTTTATTTGGCCATGGCCCAAAGCCCACACACCGCCGACCAGTTTGCCCTGGCTAGCACCCTTGATCAGGGAATTTTTTTAGATGCTGCCCTAGAAAACCTGCTGGTAGAGTTTGCCGTCGATCGCAGCCAAGATTTTGCCTATGTACACGCCTGTAGTGAGGCGCTCAGCAATATTATGGTCATGGTGCTCGATGCCGGATTTTATAAGTCGCTCCAGCAGCTGAAGGATCAGCTGCCCGCCTCGCACCAGAGCCAGGAGCGGTTACAAGCCTGGTGGCAAGACAGCTACCCGGTCTGGGTCGAGCAGGTTAAACATTCGATTATCGAATATCGCAATATTCACCACCCCTGGCAGTTTAGCCCTGAGCAAGAGCAGGTGCTAAAGCGCTACTACGACGCCAACCAGCTGCTGGTGGATTGTTTGAACAGCAACTGTGAAGTGACCGAAACTATTCGGCAGGAGATTGAAGCGACGCTGCTGCTACCTCAGAAGGAGCTGGAGGAGCGGGAGTGGCAGAGGGAGTAG
- a CDS encoding allophycocyanin, whose product MSIVKTLIVNADTECRYLTPGEAEQIKIFAASGARRVRLVQSLADGRDRIVKQAANQLFQNRPDLVAPGGNAYGKDMTATCLRDMDYYLRLVSYGVAAGDTTPLEEIGVIGVRQMYNSLGTPMEGIAESIRAMKTFAIALLSAEDNSEVGAYFDYLIRVFE is encoded by the coding sequence GTGAGCATTGTTAAAACATTAATTGTTAATGCCGATACCGAATGCCGCTACCTCACCCCAGGGGAAGCAGAGCAGATCAAGATTTTTGCCGCCAGCGGTGCTCGGCGAGTGCGGCTAGTGCAGTCATTGGCCGACGGCCGCGATCGCATCGTTAAACAGGCGGCTAACCAACTCTTTCAAAACCGCCCCGACTTAGTTGCTCCTGGCGGCAACGCCTACGGCAAAGACATGACCGCCACCTGCCTACGCGATATGGACTATTACCTGCGCCTGGTCAGCTACGGGGTCGCCGCCGGAGACACCACTCCCCTAGAAGAGATTGGTGTGATTGGCGTGCGCCAAATGTATAACTCCCTCGGCACCCCAATGGAAGGAATAGCTGAAAGTATTCGCGCTATGAAAACCTTCGCGATCGCCCTCTTATCTGCTGAAGATAACAGTGAGGTCGGCGCTTATTTCGACTACCTGATTCGGGTATTTGAGTAG
- a CDS encoding PleD family two-component system response regulator produces MSASSQVLSNPGLLKDVQILVVDNDADSRYLYEVLFEICGAQVTPVESIADAIALLDDLVPDILICESSFFNEDTLSLVQRIKAVALDREQTIPILVVSAYYLAKFVQEMFPVVEDYLLKPIDVEKLVDEVWRLVRLAKLTEKTSI; encoded by the coding sequence ATGTCTGCTTCGAGCCAAGTTCTTTCAAATCCTGGTCTACTCAAGGATGTTCAGATACTTGTCGTTGACAATGATGCTGACAGCCGATATCTTTACGAAGTTTTGTTTGAGATTTGCGGTGCACAGGTAACACCTGTTGAATCGATCGCCGACGCCATAGCTCTTTTAGACGATTTGGTCCCCGATATTCTAATCTGTGAATCTAGTTTTTTTAATGAAGATACATTATCGCTGGTTCAAAGAATTAAAGCCGTGGCTTTAGATCGAGAGCAGACGATCCCCATTCTTGTAGTTTCTGCTTATTATCTGGCCAAATTTGTCCAAGAAATGTTTCCAGTAGTTGAAGACTACTTGCTCAAACCTATCGATGTTGAGAAATTAGTTGACGAAGTTTGGCGTTTAGTTCGTCTAGCAAAATTAACCGAAAAAACTAGCATTTAA
- a CDS encoding DUF1830 domain-containing protein, with protein sequence MSYILSLLKSKLPNQLRGEVSSSILCYYINDTTDIQIIRVVSEAIYRFERIVFPEERVLFEASLESYLEIHSPSPNGARITRSECRTFQVSEG encoded by the coding sequence ATGTCCTATATACTTTCTTTGTTAAAGTCAAAGTTGCCTAATCAGTTAAGAGGCGAAGTTTCTTCGTCCATCCTTTGTTATTACATTAATGACACGACAGATATACAAATTATTCGGGTGGTAAGTGAGGCGATATACCGTTTCGAACGCATTGTCTTTCCAGAGGAGAGAGTTCTGTTCGAGGCTTCTTTAGAATCTTACCTAGAAATTCATTCGCCTTCTCCCAATGGGGCTCGAATAACTCGATCTGAGTGCAGAACCTTTCAAGTAAGTGAGGGATAG
- a CDS encoding diguanylate cyclase domain-containing protein: protein MFKRIDAVQQRALLLHQHASASPIQPELLALALDDLSLVLEELRTAHEELIQQNQALADYRQQLEIERQRYQDLFNLAPDGYLVTDTKGIIQAGNVAIAAMLRQPQESLVGKPMVLFLPIKHRRAFYAMLAQLSRAAQALPKKAWETKLLPREGPDIDVAITVSISREGRESHLRWLVRDITEKKQAEARIHYQAFYDRLTGLPNRAFLDTYLPKVLAQADRQQTQVAVAFLDLDKFKDVNDSLGHEVGDQMLHRVAERLAQCLRSEDLLVRWGGDEFVLVLSRLTAADSVGRTCDRILESLELAFEIDDHQLHIGTSIGIALFPQDGTDPTTLLRHADHALYQAKNQGRNTYRFYQPGLTIKCLDDGEQSQGSQ, encoded by the coding sequence ATGTTTAAGCGCATTGATGCCGTACAGCAGCGGGCACTACTGCTGCACCAGCACGCCAGCGCGTCGCCTATTCAGCCCGAGCTGCTGGCCCTGGCCCTAGACGACCTCAGCCTAGTGCTCGAAGAGCTGCGCACCGCCCACGAAGAGTTAATTCAGCAAAATCAAGCCTTGGCTGACTATCGCCAGCAGCTGGAAATCGAGCGCCAGCGTTACCAAGACCTCTTTAACCTCGCCCCCGATGGTTACCTGGTAACTGATACCAAGGGCATTATCCAGGCGGGCAATGTGGCGATCGCAGCCATGCTGCGCCAGCCCCAGGAGTCGCTGGTGGGCAAACCCATGGTGCTGTTTCTACCGATTAAGCACCGCCGCGCCTTCTACGCCATGTTGGCCCAGCTCAGCCGCGCCGCCCAGGCGTTGCCTAAAAAAGCTTGGGAAACCAAGCTTTTGCCTCGGGAGGGCCCGGATATTGATGTGGCCATTACTGTCTCCATCAGCCGCGAGGGCCGCGAATCACACCTGCGCTGGCTGGTGCGAGACATTACTGAAAAAAAGCAGGCCGAGGCCAGAATTCACTACCAGGCCTTCTACGACCGGCTTACCGGTCTGCCCAATCGCGCTTTTCTCGACACTTACCTGCCCAAGGTGCTGGCCCAGGCCGATCGCCAACAGACTCAGGTGGCGGTGGCCTTTTTAGACCTCGACAAATTCAAAGACGTCAACGACAGCCTGGGCCACGAGGTGGGCGACCAAATGCTGCACCGGGTGGCCGAGCGCTTGGCCCAATGCCTGCGCAGCGAAGACCTGCTGGTGCGCTGGGGTGGTGATGAGTTTGTTTTGGTGCTCTCTCGGCTCACTGCGGCAGACTCGGTAGGGCGCACCTGCGATCGCATTTTAGAAAGCCTGGAACTCGCCTTCGAAATTGATGACCACCAGCTGCACATTGGCACCAGCATCGGCATCGCCCTCTTTCCCCAGGATGGCACCGACCCTACTACTCTGCTGCGCCATGCCGACCACGCTCTCTACCAGGCCAAAAACCAGGGCCGCAATACCTACCGTTTTTACCAACCGGGGTTGACCATCAAATGCCTTGACGATGGTGAACAAAGCCAGGGAAGCCAGTAG
- a CDS encoding PAS domain S-box protein has translation MSISHQIKAVYQRALRLREQATTNPIDPALLELALKDLYLVLEELQAVDAELHEQNQILNDTRYQADLERQRYRTLFELAPDGYLVTDAKGKIYHANRAAEVLFALPQAGLVGKPLMVLIDQGDWSDFEQRLAHPHPVATEPWEVTLKSRQGDPVIVAIATNFLKDSRLGGTTILWSLRDISQQRRVEQQLQAAHVDLEDLIAARTADLMQTNAQLLQDLNDYHQGRLQ, from the coding sequence ATGAGCATCTCTCACCAAATCAAGGCAGTCTACCAACGCGCCCTTCGGCTGCGTGAGCAGGCCACCACCAACCCCATTGACCCCGCCCTGCTAGAGCTAGCCCTCAAAGATCTCTACCTTGTGCTTGAAGAGCTCCAGGCCGTAGATGCGGAGCTGCACGAGCAAAACCAGATACTCAACGACACTCGTTATCAGGCTGACCTTGAGCGCCAGCGCTACCGCACCCTGTTTGAGCTGGCCCCCGATGGCTACCTGGTCACCGATGCTAAAGGGAAAATCTACCACGCTAACCGAGCAGCAGAAGTCCTGTTTGCGCTGCCCCAGGCGGGGCTGGTGGGCAAACCCCTAATGGTGCTGATTGATCAGGGCGACTGGTCAGACTTTGAGCAGCGGCTAGCCCACCCTCATCCTGTCGCCACTGAGCCCTGGGAGGTCACCCTCAAATCGCGGCAGGGGGATCCGGTTATAGTGGCAATCGCCACCAACTTCCTCAAAGACAGCCGCCTAGGCGGCACCACCATTCTTTGGTCGCTGCGAGATATTTCTCAGCAGCGTCGTGTAGAGCAGCAGCTCCAGGCGGCCCACGTCGATCTCGAAGATCTCATTGCCGCCCGCACCGCAGACCTCATGCAGACCAACGCCCAACTGCTTCAAGATCTCAACGACTACCATCAGGGTAGGCTGCAGTGA